From the Oceanicaulis alexandrii DSM 11625 genome, one window contains:
- the cysN gene encoding sulfate adenylyltransferase subunit CysN: MADDAIRTEVTERLTRAGENGVLRVITCGSVDDGKSTLIGRLLFDSKLLFEDQIKILERDSRKHGTAGEEIDFALLLDGLEAEREQGITIDVAYRFFNTEKRKFIVADTPGHEQYTRNMATGASTADLAIILVDARKGVLTQTKRHTYIANMMGIRHAVVAVNKMDLVDHSRARFHEIVSEYLGIAEDLGFASITPIPISARYGDNIFSRSDAMKWHDGPTLMEHLERVDTNADKEAAYAFRFPVQWVNRPNLDFRGFSGTVASGIVAPGDDVVVAHSGKSAQIARIVTADGDRDSAKAGDAVTLVLDREIDIARGDMLTDPQQRPDVSDQFAAEILWMTDEEMLPGRSYLLKAGGQIVPASVTTLKHKLNVNSFEKEPGKSLKLNEIGVCTLSTSRPIAFDPYTDQRETGSFILIDRFTNQTVGAGMIEFSLRRASNIHTHAMDVNKDRRAEMKGQKPAVLWFTGLSGAGKSTIANLVERKLAEAGRHTYSLDGDNVRHGLNKDLGFTDVDRVENIRRIGEVAKLFVDAGLIVTCSFISPFRSERQMVREQVEAGEFVEIFVDAPLEVCIERDPKGLYKKAQAGEIKNFTGFDSPYEAPETAEIHLKTDDLSAEDAAERVIEALIERGFIG, encoded by the coding sequence GGCCGCTTGTTATTTGATTCCAAGCTGCTTTTTGAAGATCAGATCAAAATTCTCGAGCGCGATTCCCGCAAGCACGGCACGGCGGGCGAAGAGATTGATTTCGCGCTGCTGCTGGATGGTCTGGAAGCCGAGCGAGAGCAGGGCATCACCATCGACGTGGCCTATCGGTTCTTCAACACCGAGAAGCGCAAATTCATCGTCGCCGACACGCCCGGCCATGAGCAATATACGCGCAATATGGCGACGGGCGCTTCAACAGCCGACCTCGCCATCATTCTGGTGGATGCGCGCAAGGGCGTGCTGACCCAGACCAAGCGTCATACCTATATCGCCAACATGATGGGCATTCGCCACGCCGTTGTGGCGGTGAACAAGATGGATCTGGTGGATCATTCGCGCGCGCGTTTCCATGAGATCGTGTCCGAGTATCTCGGCATCGCCGAAGACCTGGGATTTGCGTCCATCACGCCAATCCCGATTTCGGCGCGCTATGGCGACAACATCTTCTCGCGCTCGGACGCCATGAAATGGCATGACGGCCCGACGCTGATGGAGCATCTGGAGCGTGTGGACACCAACGCCGACAAGGAAGCGGCCTATGCCTTCCGCTTCCCGGTGCAATGGGTGAACCGTCCCAATCTTGATTTCAGGGGCTTTTCCGGCACGGTCGCTTCGGGGATCGTGGCGCCCGGTGATGACGTGGTGGTCGCCCATTCGGGCAAAAGCGCCCAGATCGCACGCATTGTCACGGCGGACGGCGACCGCGACAGCGCGAAGGCTGGCGATGCGGTGACCCTGGTCCTGGACCGCGAGATCGATATCGCCCGCGGCGACATGCTCACTGATCCGCAGCAGCGCCCTGACGTGTCTGATCAGTTCGCAGCCGAAATACTTTGGATGACCGACGAAGAGATGCTTCCCGGTCGGTCCTATCTGTTGAAGGCCGGCGGTCAGATTGTTCCGGCGTCGGTGACGACCCTCAAGCACAAGCTCAACGTCAACAGCTTTGAGAAAGAGCCGGGCAAGTCGCTCAAGCTCAATGAGATCGGCGTTTGCACCCTGTCGACCTCGCGTCCCATCGCGTTCGACCCTTATACCGATCAGCGCGAGACGGGTTCTTTCATCCTGATTGATCGCTTCACCAACCAGACGGTGGGCGCGGGCATGATCGAGTTCTCTTTGCGCCGGGCGAGCAATATTCACACCCACGCCATGGATGTGAACAAGGATCGCCGCGCCGAAATGAAGGGTCAGAAGCCCGCCGTGCTCTGGTTCACGGGGCTGTCAGGCGCCGGCAAATCCACGATCGCCAATCTGGTCGAGCGCAAGCTGGCGGAAGCGGGGCGTCACACCTATTCGCTTGATGGCGACAATGTGCGCCATGGGTTGAACAAGGATCTGGGTTTCACCGATGTGGACCGGGTGGAAAACATTCGCCGCATTGGCGAGGTGGCCAAGCTGTTCGTGGATGCGGGCCTGATTGTAACCTGTTCGTTCATCTCGCCCTTCCGCTCTGAGCGTCAGATGGTGCGCGAGCAAGTGGAAGCGGGTGAGTTTGTCGAGATCTTCGTCGACGCGCCGCTTGAGGTCTGCATCGAGCGTGACCCCAAAGGGCTCTACAAGAAGGCTCAGGCTGGCGAGATCAAGAACTTCACCGGGTTTGACAGCCCGTATGAAGCGCCAGAGACCGCCGAGATCCACCTCAAGACGGATGATTTGTCGGCGGAAGACGCCGCCGAACGCGTCATCGAGGCGCTGATCGAGCGCGGCTTTATCGGCTAG